The following proteins are co-located in the Flectobacillus major DSM 103 genome:
- a CDS encoding FecR family protein produces MSQKITSEVLNRYLNGTCSPEEKVLVEDFYDSLKGESDFLATLSSDEQLSLQSEVWNQINTQTHSRRIPRRLLYFTTANWIKIAASITVLIGLIGYFWHSPSSHTNLAAKPAINLWKTFENTQNKVVKHTFSDGSSVWLHPHARVEYPTKFAGKQRRIVFSGEGFFDITKDPQHPFIIKTQKVQIAVLGTSFNVKTSSLKSLVEVDVVTGKVAVNVDKTSTHQPQAAVVLTPGQKVVYSEQTPVLAIKVVKTEDTKLPIYQPISISFDNTTISEIINVLEKKFDVRFKMANPQIGNCRITADFDNEHLPLILSLLCETSNLTYSIENKQVILAGEGCN; encoded by the coding sequence ATGTCGCAAAAAATCACTTCCGAAGTACTGAATAGGTATCTCAATGGGACTTGTTCGCCAGAAGAAAAAGTATTGGTCGAAGATTTCTATGACTCCCTGAAAGGCGAGTCAGACTTTTTGGCTACGCTATCCTCCGACGAGCAACTTTCTCTGCAAAGCGAAGTATGGAATCAAATCAATACTCAAACACACAGTCGTCGTATACCCCGCCGTTTATTATATTTTACTACAGCCAACTGGATAAAAATAGCAGCATCTATTACTGTGTTGATAGGACTAATAGGGTATTTCTGGCATTCGCCAAGTAGCCACACTAATCTAGCAGCCAAACCTGCTATTAATCTTTGGAAAACTTTTGAAAATACCCAAAATAAGGTAGTCAAGCATACCTTTTCCGATGGAAGTTCGGTATGGCTACATCCACACGCTCGTGTAGAATATCCGACAAAGTTTGCGGGTAAGCAAAGACGTATTGTGTTTAGTGGAGAAGGTTTTTTTGATATTACCAAAGACCCCCAACACCCCTTTATTATTAAAACCCAAAAAGTACAAATTGCGGTGCTTGGCACAAGTTTTAATGTAAAAACGTCATCGCTGAAATCTTTAGTAGAAGTAGACGTAGTAACAGGAAAAGTAGCTGTAAATGTAGATAAAACCAGTACTCATCAGCCACAGGCAGCTGTAGTCCTAACTCCTGGGCAAAAGGTTGTTTATTCAGAACAAACCCCAGTATTGGCCATAAAAGTTGTCAAAACAGAAGATACAAAATTACCTATCTATCAGCCTATTAGTATTTCGTTTGATAATACCACAATCAGCGAAATAATTAATGTTTTAGAAAAGAAGTTTGATGTTCGGTTCAAAATGGCCAACCCTCAAATTGGGAATTGCAGAATTACCGCCGATTTTGACAACGAGCATTTACCCCTTATTCTAAGCTTGCTTTGTGAAACAAGTAATTTGACCTATTCCATAGAAAACAAACAGGTAATCCTTGCAGGTGAGGGTTGCAATTAA